Proteins found in one uncultured Desulfuromonas sp. genomic segment:
- a CDS encoding bifunctional 3,4-dihydroxy-2-butanone-4-phosphate synthase/GTP cyclohydrolase II → MPLLSIEQAIDEIRAGNMVILVDDEDRENEGDLVVAAEKVTPDIVNFMARFGRGLICLSLTGQDCDRLELPPMAAENSCTFGTAFTVSIEARQGVSTGISAADRAQTILTAIDNESVAGDLARPGHVFPLRARDGGVLVRTGQTEGSVDLARLAGLKPAGVICEIMNDDGTMARMPQLREFAVKHNIGICTVADLVAYRLRHEPLVRRAAETVLPTPYGTFRVIGYQNDIDGLEHLALVKGEINPQQPTLVRIHSECLTGDVFGSLRCDCGLQLSKAMMAISQEGSGIILYLRQEGRGIGLINKLRAYELQDQGHDTLEANLQLGFAADSRDYGIGAAMLRDLDVQHVRLMTNNPDKLDALEHYGMADVERVPLAIEPVDSNLHYLQTKQARMGHLLESL, encoded by the coding sequence ATGCCCTTACTTTCGATAGAACAAGCCATTGATGAGATTCGCGCCGGTAATATGGTGATCCTGGTTGATGACGAAGATCGCGAAAACGAAGGTGATCTGGTTGTTGCCGCTGAAAAGGTCACTCCTGACATTGTCAACTTTATGGCGCGCTTTGGCCGTGGATTGATCTGCCTGAGTCTGACCGGGCAGGACTGTGACCGCCTGGAATTGCCACCGATGGCGGCTGAAAACAGTTGCACCTTTGGTACCGCGTTTACCGTGTCGATCGAAGCGCGGCAGGGTGTTTCCACCGGCATCTCCGCCGCCGATCGGGCGCAGACTATTTTAACCGCCATTGATAACGAGAGCGTTGCTGGTGACCTGGCGCGGCCTGGGCATGTTTTTCCTTTGCGAGCACGAGATGGCGGAGTGCTGGTCCGCACCGGGCAGACCGAAGGCTCGGTTGATCTGGCTCGCCTGGCCGGGCTGAAACCTGCCGGAGTGATCTGCGAAATCATGAACGACGATGGCACCATGGCGCGTATGCCTCAGCTCCGTGAGTTCGCCGTCAAACACAATATCGGCATTTGTACCGTCGCCGATCTGGTCGCCTATCGCCTGCGTCATGAACCGCTGGTGCGGCGGGCAGCGGAAACCGTGCTGCCAACCCCCTACGGCACCTTTCGGGTGATCGGTTATCAAAATGATATTGATGGCCTGGAACACCTGGCTCTGGTTAAGGGGGAGATCAACCCACAACAGCCGACCCTGGTACGAATTCATTCCGAATGCTTAACTGGCGATGTGTTCGGTAGCTTGCGCTGTGACTGCGGTCTGCAGTTGTCCAAAGCCATGATGGCCATTAGCCAGGAAGGCTCAGGAATCATTCTTTATCTGCGTCAGGAAGGGCGTGGTATTGGCTTGATCAATAAGCTGCGTGCCTATGAATTGCAGGATCAGGGCCACGACACTCTCGAAGCCAATCTGCAACTCGGTTTTGCGGCCGATTCGCGCGATTATGGTATTGGTGCGGCCATGCTCAGAGATCTTGATGTGCAGCATGTTCGCCTGATGACCAACAATCCGGACAAACTTGATGCCCTGGAGCACTATGGCATGGCAGATGTTGAACGGGTCCCGCTGGCGATTGAACCGGTGGACAGCAACCTTCACTATCTGCAGACCAAGCAGGCCAGAATGGGCCACCTATTGGAGAGCCTTTAG
- a CDS encoding OprD family outer membrane porin, producing MRALILALVMVCLALPATAADNLKEMFSQGSVRGEISLLNFTRDFKNGTQDKQDSALGGALYYKTDAFNGITLGAAFATTNGVGDYDDKGFYYGITAPVHESVSRLQEYYVQAQRFNTTVKIGAQELNTPFLNIHPIRMIHRTYRGVSVVNKSIDDLTLMGFYLTDHMGWVDDEFISFTNDVYIGGAAYKLPFEVVNTKAQAWYFTMKDSFRQTFFKVDFSKKINDFVLHAAPTFFTQKSQGDELDGELDTYQYGVNAGVSAYGFDLTGFYAKTGDDSIRDEWGYGKVVIQQVVNSGDSLSGDRGHEDAYAARLSYDFGAAGINGLKGYVFHSLYDAPASTINETDFSLQYAFSGALDGLSVRARYAMIDKDSGQEDLNDVRFYLTYKFAFSGK from the coding sequence ATGAGAGCTTTAATTTTAGCACTGGTAATGGTCTGTCTGGCGCTACCTGCCACCGCCGCAGATAATCTGAAGGAAATGTTTTCTCAAGGATCCGTCCGCGGTGAGATCAGCTTGCTCAATTTCACCCGTGACTTTAAAAATGGGACCCAGGATAAACAGGATTCTGCCCTTGGCGGCGCGTTGTACTACAAAACCGACGCCTTTAACGGGATCACCCTTGGCGCAGCTTTCGCCACCACTAACGGTGTGGGTGATTACGATGACAAAGGATTTTATTACGGCATTACAGCACCTGTTCATGAAAGTGTCAGCCGTCTCCAAGAATATTATGTTCAGGCCCAACGCTTTAATACCACAGTTAAAATCGGTGCCCAGGAACTCAATACACCGTTTCTCAATATCCATCCGATTCGCATGATTCACAGAACCTACCGTGGTGTGTCGGTGGTTAACAAGTCGATTGACGATCTGACCTTGATGGGATTTTACCTGACCGACCATATGGGCTGGGTGGATGACGAGTTTATTTCCTTCACGAACGATGTCTATATCGGTGGCGCTGCCTATAAACTGCCGTTCGAAGTCGTCAATACCAAGGCGCAAGCCTGGTACTTCACCATGAAAGACAGCTTCCGCCAGACCTTTTTTAAAGTCGATTTCAGTAAAAAAATTAATGATTTTGTTCTTCATGCCGCACCGACCTTTTTCACACAGAAATCCCAGGGAGATGAGTTGGATGGTGAGCTGGACACCTATCAGTACGGTGTTAATGCCGGGGTCAGTGCCTACGGTTTTGATCTGACCGGGTTTTACGCCAAGACCGGTGATGACTCGATTCGTGATGAATGGGGTTACGGCAAAGTCGTCATCCAGCAGGTGGTCAATTCCGGCGATTCCCTGTCTGGTGATCGCGGCCATGAAGATGCCTATGCGGCACGCTTGTCCTATGACTTCGGCGCTGCCGGCATTAACGGTCTCAAGGGCTATGTGTTCCATTCGCTGTACGATGCACCGGCCAGTACCATCAACGAAACTGATTTCAGCCTGCAGTACGCGTTTTCAGGGGCGTTGGACGGCCTGAGTGTGCGGGCACGTTATGCCATGATCGACAAAGACAGTGGTCAGGAGGATCTAAATGATGTCCGTTTTTATCTGACCTACAAGTTTGCTTTCAGCGGCAAATAG